The following are encoded together in the candidate division KSB1 bacterium genome:
- a CDS encoding glycoside hydrolase family 3 C-terminal domain-containing protein, with the protein MRSPQALLLVLALGTVTMARTATPGAGPSPMVSTLLAQMSLEEKVGQMTQISLELVCKGYPLTQEPLEIDLPSLRRALLEYHVGSILNVGTSAHPLGRWQEIITTIQDVATKETRLGIPVIYGIDAVHGAGYTLGATLFPQHLGMAATWEPELVRKEAEITAYEIRACGIPWNFSPVLDVGRQPLWPRLWETFGEDPYLASVMAKAYVAGLQGSDGRLDVHTRAAACAKHYLGYSFPLTGKDRTPAWIPERMLREYFLPPFQAAVQTGVKTVMVNSSEINGLPVHASSFYLRDLLRSELGFQGVIVSDWADIRNLHERDRVASTAKEAVRMAVMAGVDMSMVPLDYSFYELLLELVREGAVPETRIDEAVGRILQLKADLGLFANPYPPREGSGRFASPEYRQTALRAARESITLLKNSGKLLPLSPSTRVLVTGPTAAKRSCLNGGWTITWQGDREELYPKDTPTILEAIVAMAGRERVTYLPGVEVHRDRDIKAVVKAARKADVAIVCLGEDPYCETPGNISELTLPEPQLRLVASLAGAKVPVVVVLVEGRPRIITSIADKAAAILVAYLPGPQGGQAIAEVLFGLVNPSGKLPITYPRACNDLTLYDHKHSENANSFNRYHPLFPFGFGISYTSFAYTDLILDKEKLPRGDSLTVTVTVQNVGQRSGKEVVQLYLSDLYASVTPSVRRLKRFAKVDLNRGEKRTVQFTLHESDLSFIGLDNRPTVEPGEFAVRVGNLERTFVLE; encoded by the coding sequence ATGAGATCACCGCAGGCGCTGCTACTCGTCTTGGCCCTTGGAACCGTGACCATGGCAAGGACGGCGACTCCCGGCGCTGGGCCCAGCCCAATGGTGAGCACGCTCCTGGCACAGATGTCGTTGGAAGAGAAAGTAGGCCAGATGACCCAGATCTCTTTGGAGCTGGTGTGCAAGGGCTACCCTCTGACGCAGGAGCCGCTGGAGATCGACCTGCCCAGCCTCAGGCGCGCCCTTCTGGAGTACCACGTGGGGTCGATACTGAACGTGGGCACCTCCGCACACCCCTTGGGGCGCTGGCAGGAGATCATCACCACCATCCAGGATGTGGCGACCAAAGAGACGCGCTTAGGCATTCCGGTCATTTACGGCATCGACGCCGTCCACGGCGCCGGCTACACGCTCGGGGCGACGCTCTTCCCGCAGCATTTGGGCATGGCCGCAACCTGGGAGCCGGAGCTGGTGCGCAAGGAGGCGGAGATAACGGCCTACGAAATTCGTGCCTGCGGCATTCCCTGGAACTTTAGTCCGGTGCTGGATGTTGGGCGGCAACCGTTGTGGCCGCGCCTGTGGGAAACCTTCGGCGAGGACCCCTATCTGGCTTCGGTCATGGCAAAGGCCTACGTGGCCGGCCTGCAGGGCAGCGATGGTCGCCTGGACGTTCACACACGGGCTGCCGCCTGCGCTAAACACTACTTGGGCTACAGCTTTCCACTCACCGGCAAAGACCGCACCCCGGCCTGGATTCCCGAACGCATGCTGCGCGAATACTTCCTGCCGCCATTTCAGGCGGCGGTGCAGACCGGGGTGAAAACCGTGATGGTGAATTCCTCAGAAATCAATGGCCTCCCCGTGCACGCCAGCTCTTTCTACCTGCGCGACCTTCTGCGCAGTGAACTGGGGTTTCAGGGCGTGATCGTCTCCGACTGGGCTGACATCAGAAATCTCCATGAGCGGGACCGCGTCGCCTCCACTGCCAAGGAGGCCGTGCGCATGGCCGTCATGGCTGGCGTCGACATGAGCATGGTCCCCTTGGACTATAGCTTCTACGAGCTCCTCTTGGAGTTAGTGCGCGAGGGCGCTGTGCCCGAGACGCGCATCGACGAAGCGGTGGGGAGAATCTTACAACTCAAGGCCGACCTTGGCCTGTTTGCAAATCCGTATCCGCCAAGAGAGGGGTCAGGGCGCTTCGCTTCGCCCGAGTACCGGCAAACCGCCCTGCGAGCAGCCCGCGAGTCCATCACGTTGCTCAAGAATAGTGGCAAGCTCCTTCCTCTCTCTCCTTCGACGAGAGTGCTGGTCACCGGGCCAACGGCCGCCAAGCGCTCGTGCTTGAATGGCGGCTGGACAATCACCTGGCAAGGAGACCGTGAGGAACTCTACCCGAAGGACACGCCCACCATTCTTGAGGCAATTGTGGCCATGGCCGGCCGCGAGAGAGTGACATACCTGCCAGGGGTCGAAGTGCACCGCGACAGAGACATCAAGGCAGTGGTGAAGGCAGCTCGCAAAGCCGATGTAGCCATCGTCTGCCTCGGCGAAGACCCGTACTGTGAGACGCCCGGAAACATCTCGGAGCTGACCTTACCGGAGCCCCAGCTCCGCCTGGTCGCCTCATTGGCGGGGGCGAAGGTGCCCGTCGTCGTGGTGCTGGTGGAGGGGAGGCCGCGCATCATCACCAGCATCGCCGACAAGGCGGCAGCCATCCTCGTGGCTTACCTGCCGGGGCCGCAAGGAGGGCAGGCCATCGCCGAGGTCCTCTTTGGCCTGGTCAATCCTTCGGGCAAGCTCCCCATCACCTACCCACGCGCGTGCAATGACCTGACGCTTTACGACCACAAGCACAGTGAGAATGCCAATTCCTTCAATCGCTACCATCCGCTCTTCCCGTTTGGCTTTGGCATCAGCTACACCTCGTTCGCCTACACCGACCTCATTCTGGACAAAGAGAAGTTGCCGCGTGGCGACTCCTTGACCGTGACCGTCACCGTGCAGAACGTGGGCCAGAGAAGCGGGAAGGAGGTCGTACAGCTTTATCTCAGCGACCTATACGCCTCGGTGACGCCCTCGGTGCGGCGCCTGAAGCGTTTCGCGAAAGTGGACCTCAACCGGGGAGAGAAGAGAACCGTGCAGTTTACTCTCCACGAGTCTGATTTGAGCTTCATCGGCCTTGACAATCGGCCGACGGTGGAGCCTGGGGAATTTGCCGTGCGTGTCGGGAACCTGGAGCGTACCTTTGTCCTGGAGTAA
- a CDS encoding cellulase family glycosylhydrolase: MPRVRRWTFLAVAVSFWLVWSAPASSFLRQKGRVIVDATGQEVLLRGFGLGGWLVPEGYQLHIPGFGSPSFIRNRIADLLGEAQTEEFFRLYTANYVTEKDIAQIAAWGFNSVRLPFHYRLLWEGDHFREEGFQLLDQVIAWCKAHALYLILDMHCAPGGQNKDNISDSDGVEARLWTDPANQDLTVAIWRAIAARYAEEPWVGGYDLLNEPVLPTGHASSELRLLYMRLAQAIREVDNNHLLFIEGNWYSTDFTSLTPPFDGNMAYAFHKYWNENSREAILPYLRLRSHYNVPLWLGETGENSNVWLRDCLRLMEEEGIGWSWWTHKKVETTTSPYSAPISPLYQRVLDYWAGTASRPSREYAAVALMEMARSLRIDSCQFRPDIHDALTRPDHDARAIPLRAHTLPGVIGCADYDLGALGVAYYDRDYQNTGGPGGPRWNRGGAYRNDGVDIEPCSDPGGPPYSLGWLEAGEWLQYTVTVLLAGDYEVKARVAAPSGGGAFELLLDGTPITSKVGVAATGGWQQWTDMDCGQASLPAGEHALVLSIAAGGFNISQLVFSFLESGAGQGSRFERVTDKVSWTRCHPNPFAERTAFSLLVLQPERVALRIFNINGGLVTTIVDGTLPAGHTTLVWDGTGSGKQRLASGLYFGQLLVGDVGRCTPLVLRR; encoded by the coding sequence GTGCCAAGGGTTCGCCGTTGGACTTTCCTGGCCGTGGCGGTTAGTTTCTGGCTGGTGTGGTCGGCGCCAGCCAGCTCTTTCCTCCGCCAGAAGGGGCGGGTGATCGTCGACGCCACCGGGCAGGAAGTGCTACTGCGTGGGTTCGGCCTTGGTGGATGGCTCGTCCCCGAAGGCTACCAGCTGCACATCCCCGGGTTTGGCTCCCCTTCTTTCATCCGCAATCGCATCGCCGATCTGCTTGGCGAAGCACAGACCGAAGAGTTCTTTCGCCTGTACACGGCAAACTACGTCACCGAAAAGGACATCGCCCAGATTGCCGCCTGGGGATTCAATTCCGTCCGCCTGCCGTTTCACTACCGTCTGCTGTGGGAAGGAGACCATTTTCGCGAGGAGGGATTTCAGCTCCTCGACCAGGTAATTGCCTGGTGCAAGGCGCACGCCCTTTACCTGATTCTGGACATGCACTGCGCGCCTGGGGGGCAGAATAAGGATAACATTAGCGATAGCGACGGCGTGGAGGCTCGCCTCTGGACCGACCCTGCCAACCAGGACCTGACTGTGGCGATCTGGCGGGCCATAGCTGCTCGCTATGCCGAGGAGCCATGGGTCGGGGGATACGACCTCCTCAACGAGCCGGTGCTCCCGACCGGCCACGCAAGCAGCGAGCTGCGCCTGCTCTACATGCGCCTGGCCCAGGCAATCCGCGAAGTGGATAACAACCATCTGCTGTTCATCGAGGGCAACTGGTACAGCACCGACTTTACCTCGCTGACTCCCCCCTTCGACGGCAACATGGCCTATGCTTTCCACAAGTACTGGAACGAGAACAGCAGAGAGGCGATTCTGCCATATCTTCGCCTTCGCAGCCACTACAACGTGCCCTTGTGGCTTGGCGAGACGGGCGAGAACTCCAATGTCTGGCTGCGCGACTGTCTGCGCTTGATGGAAGAGGAGGGCATCGGCTGGAGCTGGTGGACGCACAAGAAGGTGGAAACCACTACTTCTCCGTACTCGGCGCCAATTTCGCCGCTCTACCAGCGGGTACTCGACTACTGGGCCGGCACTGCCAGCAGGCCGTCGCGCGAGTATGCGGCCGTTGCCCTCATGGAGATGGCGCGCAGCCTGCGCATTGACAGCTGCCAATTCCGACCCGACATCCACGATGCGCTCACCCGGCCCGACCACGACGCACGGGCCATCCCGTTGCGCGCGCACACCCTTCCCGGCGTCATTGGTTGTGCCGACTATGACCTGGGCGCGCTGGGCGTGGCCTACTACGATCGCGACTACCAGAACACCGGTGGACCTGGAGGCCCACGCTGGAACAGGGGCGGGGCCTACCGCAACGACGGGGTGGACATCGAGCCCTGCAGCGACCCCGGCGGCCCGCCCTACAGCTTGGGGTGGTTAGAGGCAGGCGAGTGGCTTCAGTATACGGTGACAGTGCTCCTCGCCGGCGACTATGAAGTGAAGGCACGGGTGGCCGCACCCAGTGGCGGCGGTGCTTTCGAACTCCTCCTGGACGGTACTCCTATCACCAGCAAGGTGGGTGTCGCTGCCACTGGTGGCTGGCAGCAGTGGACGGACATGGACTGCGGCCAGGCCTCCCTGCCCGCTGGAGAACATGCGCTGGTTCTCAGCATCGCCGCAGGCGGCTTCAACATTAGCCAGCTGGTTTTCAGCTTTTTGGAAAGCGGCGCCGGCCAGGGAAGCCGCTTCGAGCGAGTCACGGACAAGGTGAGCTGGACCCGCTGCCACCCCAACCCTTTTGCCGAGCGCACCGCCTTCTCTCTTCTCGTGCTCCAGCCGGAGCGCGTGGCGCTGCGCATCTTCAATATCAACGGCGGCCTGGTCACCACGATTGTGGACGGCACGCTCCCTGCGGGCCACACCACCCTGGTCTGGGACGGCACCGGCTCTGGCAAGCAGCGACTCGCCTCGGGCCTGTACTTTGGACAACTCCTGGTGGGCGATGTCGGGCGGTGCACACCTTTAGTACTGCGACGGTAG
- a CDS encoding GH116 family glycosyl hydrolase, with product MPLRVCTSSVVRIVGVLMALSLGTMLASPLRRESGVAIRHRCGFTAPYVDRAGNLWHPDQRYAPGSWGFLSPGVGVASTAHAIANTEDDPLYQTERYGPAIAYRYDGLDSGLYSVTLKLCEIYWTTRGSRVFDVAINDLLFLDNLDIFALVGHDVALDTCFTTCPEGGSITIAVPAVDADYAKIAAIAITPTVGDDVPPLPPEGVQCSSVPEGVRISWRRNVENDIRGYRLFRALTPAGPYEACTTGLIKAPTPVLAYTDGEVPPGTTGHYFVKAVDASGNESAPSAVVVGTRARAPRSMWPVPSCAWSRPLGDYPRGATGRTKRGVPLGGVGAGNFMFNLCGTFGPWEFKTGVHEEKFLPQGAFHLFEKIPGQAARARTLATEGLLPAWSTLNQGDGRYYALYPQAWFDFYGNLADLSLKQFSPIIPHNYRETSFPVGVFQFRAANPGADTLELALMFTFPNAGYADEVRTGLRTAVEAEAELIGVVLRAESPLNTSVTQGSEWCIATRKEPGWTVSVCPSWNGSGTGADIYDDFADGRLSGVALDGSGSAAAVAVSLKLAPGDEATVPFVLTWYFPRVRFGEGTEWYRRYTEYFGTETGHSFAVAREALANLAQWEAEVDRWQRLIVDNPHYPQWLKQAALNELYYDTFGGVFWENGCITRPAESSYGTLPADDHKYFCMECQAYPMCETFDVRHYECRHYLELWPEIERDVLRWFADYIANDPEGKAPHDAGMPAQDPFFRFSGYGGDWQDMPSKFIQQVYAYYRKTGDQAFLNFVWPACKKTYRYMKTKDANGNTLPDHGNTTYDTWGFVGDNLLCGGLWVGALQAMARLAAAVGETGLKAEVERALAVAKQVLDNLFWQEELHYYRLDAHSTAIMADGLNGQRYCETTGLEPILPPGRVASHLHQVFERCVAPLADYTGDGIGDMGAVNGRNADGSPLPSGQPNEVWTGSSYFVAASMYHWGKELGDETLMQRALQTAYGVYYQTWVNERTAYLFNTPEAWHYADPAQYRAEQYQRPRAVWELLLEIANPFDTLSTVVEEVGGYRGVAREPTLQQNWPNPFNAGTVIAYHLPEEGHVVITVHTVAGRLLGELVNATQHAGSHRVLWDDPAPSGVYFCRLWVRTATGEAVKTMKMVRLR from the coding sequence ATGCCGCTACGGGTGTGCACATCCTCCGTTGTAAGGATTGTCGGGGTGCTCATGGCCCTCTCTCTGGGGACCATGCTGGCAAGTCCATTGCGGCGAGAGTCGGGGGTAGCTATTCGCCACCGCTGCGGCTTTACCGCGCCGTACGTGGATCGCGCCGGCAACCTCTGGCACCCGGACCAGCGATACGCCCCAGGGAGCTGGGGCTTCCTGAGCCCTGGAGTGGGCGTGGCCTCCACTGCCCATGCCATCGCTAATACCGAAGACGACCCGCTCTATCAGACGGAGCGTTACGGTCCCGCCATCGCCTACCGCTATGACGGCCTGGATAGCGGGCTCTACTCAGTCACTCTTAAGCTTTGCGAGATCTATTGGACAACCCGCGGCAGTCGCGTCTTTGACGTGGCCATCAATGACCTCCTCTTCTTAGACAACCTGGACATCTTCGCCTTGGTGGGACACGACGTTGCCTTGGACACCTGCTTTACCACCTGCCCGGAAGGAGGGAGCATCACCATCGCCGTACCGGCAGTAGACGCCGATTATGCGAAAATAGCGGCCATCGCCATCACGCCGACCGTGGGCGACGACGTACCGCCCCTTCCCCCTGAGGGGGTGCAATGTTCCTCTGTTCCTGAAGGGGTACGTATCAGTTGGCGGCGCAACGTGGAGAACGATATCCGAGGCTACCGCCTGTTTCGTGCTCTTACGCCTGCCGGCCCTTATGAGGCCTGCACCACCGGCCTCATCAAGGCCCCCACGCCCGTGTTGGCTTATACCGATGGCGAGGTCCCGCCAGGGACGACCGGGCACTACTTCGTGAAGGCAGTGGATGCCTCGGGCAACGAAAGTGCCCCTTCCGCCGTGGTGGTAGGCACAAGAGCCCGCGCGCCGCGAAGCATGTGGCCAGTGCCTTCCTGTGCGTGGTCACGGCCGCTTGGCGACTATCCCCGGGGCGCTACAGGCAGGACCAAGAGGGGCGTACCCTTGGGTGGCGTGGGTGCCGGCAACTTTATGTTCAATCTGTGCGGCACCTTTGGCCCCTGGGAGTTCAAGACCGGCGTGCACGAAGAGAAGTTCTTGCCCCAGGGGGCCTTCCACCTGTTTGAGAAGATCCCCGGGCAAGCAGCGCGCGCGCGTACCCTTGCCACCGAGGGTCTTCTGCCCGCCTGGTCAACCCTGAACCAGGGCGATGGGCGCTACTATGCCCTCTACCCGCAGGCGTGGTTTGACTTCTATGGCAACCTGGCCGACCTGTCCCTCAAGCAGTTCAGCCCCATCATCCCGCACAACTACCGCGAGACCAGCTTTCCCGTGGGGGTCTTCCAGTTTCGGGCGGCCAATCCCGGCGCCGACACTTTGGAGCTCGCCCTGATGTTCACCTTCCCCAACGCGGGTTATGCCGACGAGGTGCGCACCGGCCTGCGCACTGCGGTCGAGGCGGAAGCAGAGCTCATCGGGGTGGTGCTCCGCGCCGAAAGCCCGCTCAACACTTCTGTAACCCAAGGCAGCGAATGGTGCATCGCCACCCGCAAGGAGCCCGGCTGGACGGTGAGCGTCTGCCCCTCCTGGAACGGCTCGGGAACCGGCGCCGACATCTACGACGACTTTGCCGACGGCAGGCTCAGCGGCGTGGCTCTGGATGGCTCCGGCTCTGCCGCCGCGGTAGCGGTCAGCCTGAAGCTGGCCCCCGGGGACGAAGCCACCGTGCCCTTCGTGCTCACGTGGTACTTCCCCCGCGTGCGTTTCGGCGAGGGCACCGAATGGTACCGCCGCTACACAGAATATTTCGGCACCGAAACTGGCCACTCCTTTGCCGTGGCCCGCGAGGCATTGGCAAACTTGGCGCAGTGGGAGGCAGAGGTCGACCGCTGGCAGCGGCTGATCGTCGACAATCCCCACTACCCGCAATGGCTCAAGCAGGCCGCCCTCAACGAGCTCTATTACGACACCTTCGGCGGCGTCTTCTGGGAGAACGGCTGCATCACCCGTCCTGCCGAGTCGTCGTACGGTACCCTGCCTGCTGACGACCACAAGTACTTTTGCATGGAATGCCAGGCGTATCCCATGTGCGAGACTTTTGACGTGCGCCACTACGAGTGTCGCCACTATCTTGAGCTGTGGCCGGAGATCGAGCGCGACGTGCTGCGCTGGTTTGCCGACTATATCGCCAATGACCCGGAGGGGAAGGCCCCGCACGACGCCGGCATGCCTGCGCAGGACCCCTTCTTCCGCTTCAGTGGTTATGGGGGCGACTGGCAAGACATGCCCAGCAAATTCATTCAGCAGGTCTACGCGTACTACCGCAAGACGGGCGATCAGGCCTTTCTCAACTTCGTGTGGCCGGCCTGCAAAAAGACCTACCGCTACATGAAGACCAAGGACGCCAATGGCAACACCCTTCCTGACCATGGGAACACGACCTACGATACCTGGGGGTTCGTGGGAGACAACCTCCTCTGCGGGGGCCTGTGGGTCGGCGCCTTGCAGGCCATGGCCCGGCTGGCGGCAGCCGTGGGGGAGACAGGACTCAAGGCGGAAGTGGAAAGAGCCCTGGCCGTGGCAAAGCAGGTGCTGGACAACCTGTTCTGGCAGGAGGAGCTGCACTACTACCGACTGGATGCCCATTCTACGGCCATCATGGCAGACGGACTCAATGGCCAGCGCTATTGCGAGACCACGGGCCTGGAGCCCATTCTGCCTCCCGGCCGCGTCGCTTCCCATCTCCACCAGGTGTTCGAGCGGTGTGTCGCGCCGTTGGCCGATTACACCGGCGACGGCATCGGCGACATGGGGGCCGTGAATGGTCGCAATGCCGACGGCAGTCCTCTCCCCTCTGGACAACCCAACGAGGTGTGGACCGGCTCTTCTTATTTCGTCGCGGCAAGCATGTACCACTGGGGCAAGGAGCTCGGCGACGAAACTCTCATGCAGAGGGCCTTGCAAACGGCCTATGGCGTGTACTATCAGACGTGGGTGAACGAAAGGACAGCCTACCTCTTCAACACGCCGGAGGCCTGGCATTATGCCGATCCGGCGCAGTACCGCGCCGAACAGTATCAGCGTCCGCGCGCCGTGTGGGAGCTCCTGCTGGAGATCGCCAATCCTTTCGACACCCTCTCTACTGTCGTCGAAGAGGTAGGAGGATACCGCGGCGTAGCGCGCGAGCCGACGTTACAGCAGAACTGGCCCAACCCCTTCAATGCGGGCACGGTGATCGCCTATCACCTGCCGGAGGAAGGGCATGTGGTCATCACCGTGCACACCGTGGCCGGCCGGTTGCTTGGGGAGTTAGTCAACGCCACACAGCATGCGGGGTCCCATCGCGTGTTGTGGGACGACCCGGCACCCAGTGGGGTGTACTTCTGCCGGCTCTGGGTAAGGACGGCGACGGGGGAGGCTGTCAAGACGATGAAAATGGTACGTCTCAGGTGA